The following are from one region of the Pocillopora verrucosa isolate sample1 chromosome 3, ASM3666991v2, whole genome shotgun sequence genome:
- the LOC136279586 gene encoding uncharacterized protein gives MVQVRPSFGFLRFHGGKWPSYRGTRAGRQVKEREVYCHRHIAVISPRSANHGPYRLKSSHKYCNNANLLAIPPTPSKAEPAKSSKLFMPSFFLSNVMSLAPKIDEVREVVHYADFDLVCITETWLKDHIDNNIVAISGYNVIRRDRTEAVHGGVCLYIKESIQFKIIEDIMDRNFEVVWTQIRPSRLPRGITSIIVGVVYHSPSAADSPMLDYLYNCLSLVEARFPGCGIILLGDFNKTLLKKSSRLSNGFNLKQIVTFPTRGRNTLDPVLTNVKEFYAPPIQRPALGLSDHFSVEVQPLVRSQQPRTKLIVKSRDLRPTTRMAMRTYLGNVDVKTLIDSKDSCKGKVEMLETIVKTGMDILLPLKSKSVQTNEPPWVNQQLKGLIHSRQKALAQGDQEQYRTLRNRVNRERKACRAKFYNSKVEHLKDCKPAVWWREVKKLSGMSDAASRGVNPATLYQHIDCGQRGSPPSTIDISNTINQAFLAPMRVFTPPFT, from the coding sequence ATGGTCCAGGTTCGCCCCTCTTTTGGTTTTCTTCGATTTCATGGTGGGAAATGGCCATCTTATCGTGGTACCAGAGCTGGACGACAAGTGAAGGAGCGAGAAGTTTATTGTCACCGCCATATTGCAGTTATTTCACCAAGGTCAGCCAACCATGGCCCCTACCGTTTGAAGTCCAGTCACAAATACTGTAATAACGCCAACCTTCTCGCTATTCCACCTACACCATCTAAAGCCGAACCTGCAAAGTCATCAAAGCTATTCATGCCGTCGTTCTTTCTCTCCAACGTCATGTCACTGGCGCCGAAAATAGATGAAGTCCGTGAAGTCGTCCATTATGCAGATTTCGACCTTGTATGCATAACAGAGACTTGGCTCAAAGACCACATTGACAATAATATTGTCGCTATTTCTGGCTATAACGTGATCCGCCGAGATCGAACTGAAGCAGTGCATGGGGGAGTGTGTCTGTACATTAAAGAGTCTATCCAATTCAAGATCATTGAGGACATTATGGATAGGAATTTTGAAGTTGTTTGGACTCAAATACGGCCTTCGCGTCTCCCAAGGGGCATTACCAGCATTATTGTTGGAGTTGTTTATCATTCTCCGAGCGCCGCGGATTCGCCTATGCTGGATTATTTGTATAACTGTTTATCTTTGGTTGAGGCTCGCTTTCCTGGCTGCGGGATAATTTTACTTGGTGACTTCAATAAAACTCTGTTAAAGAAATCTTCGCGCCTTAGTAACGGCTTTAATTTGAAGCAAATCGTTACCTTTCCAACTCGCGGCAGAAATACCTTAGATCCGGTGTTAACAAATGTGAAGGAGTTCTATGCCCCTCCGATCCAGCGCCCTGCTCTCGGTTTGTCCGATCATTTCTCTGTGGAAGTTCAGCCGCTCGTGCGTTCCCAACAACCAAGAACTAAACTTATCGTGAAATCGAGGGACTTACGGCCTACAACGCGTATGGCTATGCGCACGTATCTTGGAAATGTGGACGTTAAGACACTTATCGATAGTAAAGATTCTTGCAAGGGCAAAGTGGAAATGCTGGAGACCATAGTTAAGACCGGAATGGACATTCTCCTCCCCCTGAAGTCTAAGTCGGTACAAACCAACGAGCCGCCCTGGGTCAATCAACAATTGAAGGGTCTCATTCACAGCCGCCAAAAGGCCCTCGCTCAAGGCGACCAGGAGCAGTACCGCACCCTACGAAATCGCGTTAATCGTGAGAGGAAAGCATGCCGTGCAAAGTTCTATAACTCCAAGGTTGAACATTTGAAGGACTGTAAACCCGCAGTTTGGTGGCGTGAGGTAAAGAAGCTCAGTGGTATGTCAGACGCAGCTTCTAGAGGCGTTAATCCAGCTACCCTCTACCAACATATTGATTGTGGTCAGAGAGGTTCGCCTCCAAGCACGATAGACATTTCTAACACCATCAACCAGGCGTTCTTGGCTCCTATGCGCGTCTTCACCCCCCCTTTCACCTAA